The Vicia villosa cultivar HV-30 ecotype Madison, WI unplaced genomic scaffold, Vvil1.0 ctg.002607F_1_1, whole genome shotgun sequence DNA segment ATGAATATGTACTCCTTTTTACCTATGTCTAAAATATTATACAACACATTTACCTTGAGGCGTTGGTGGTTCCGTGATCCTTTATTTCCCGTGTTCGCCTTTCACCATTACCACAACTTCCAGAATAAGGGGCTTCCTTCTTGACTTCACACCGCATTGCTGCGCCATCATTGGTCATTGCAAAGGTGGCTGCCTCACCATTTTGTTTGCCTGACCCTGAATAAGATTTTCTTCTGCAACACAATGTACCAACAAATAAATATGCTTATTTAAAGACTAAGTAGTAGCAAAAATTATACTTTTATACTAAACATGTTGGTTATAACCATTAAATAGGAAGAAACAATTACATTTTGGATGCAGAGGGTTGAAATGAAGCACGGTAAACAGCTGCATGATAGGTTTTTCTTCCATGCCCGGCAGCAATGACTGGTGCCGGTTGTTTCCCTTTCCCTTTCTTACAGCCTACTGCAATCTGTTCACGCTCCAAATCATGTCTTGCTGTTCCACCATGAAGTTCTTCCTCGATTTCTTCAATCGCATCCATGCTTTCTTTTTTCACAGCACGAATCTCTTCCAACATTCGGAGGAGTACACACCTCCGAGTGCGTTTCGAAATGGGCTGCATTTCAACAAGTTCTTCCTGACATCTGCACAAACACAATTTTTCTGTTTATCGACAAGCCGCATCATCTTTAATCATTACATATAACATTTTTCAACCTAATCTGTTATCTAATGTCAGATCCGATATTTGAGGGTTCATCAATATACATGCACGGAAAGCAAATTACAAAAAGGTTAATACAATCCTATGGCCACTACAAATACATGCAAGGATAAATAAAACCAGGTATCTTCTGTTACTTTAACGTTTTGGATAAGAGATTGGTTTAAGGCGGTGTATCTGAATCTACGACCATATAATAACGAATACGATTCAAATGAATGACGACAATAATCTAAGATGATATTACCTTGAACCGGTTGTTGGGGATCGTTTGAGTGAGCTTCCTTCCATTGTTTGCCACAGATGTACTTCGATGACTTCCGATGGTTTGTGGGGGTGCTTTTATCTGCAACAAATACCTAGAGACAGGGGTGGAGTATTTATGTTTGCTCTAGAGAATTCAGTTTTCCAAGTATGTCAATCGTTCAGTTTCCAAATACATTTAATATTGCGTCCTTTCCATTACACACAGTCTGTTTCAAAAAAATTTCGATATGTGGGCCATTCCATACTTATGGTTAATaactttttataaatatatatatttattctgTTTATGGACAGCttacattattattttaatttgatttagacATGGTTTTGATAATTCTCATTAATATTCATTTTTACTATTagttattctattttttaattattgtttctttttaaTCTTCCTCTCCATCTATAGACTTGTGCTATCATTATAATTTCTTTACATTTAAAATAAACTCTAACTATTATACAATTGCTAATTTATAAAgttgctttattttatttttttgcagttttttatataaaaatgctcattttcaaaaaaatcatggGATAATATCTGCCCTTTCATCATAATCAATCATGCTTTTTTTGGACTCAATATTTACTCTTCcaaaatatatattagaactCTTTTTAACATATGTATTTCAACGAATATTTAATTTCTTGGATATGaagtgttttttatttaatttttttatgtaataTAAACCAAAATCcatcttaaaaaaatatatatcttataaacAAATTATACATGTAAAACAAATGCGCGTgccataccagaacccgtgcgaacgcacgggtttgttactagttgctCGTGATACTTAAATTACTCTTGAGTTGTCTTGTCAAATGTACAAATCCAAATtccataatttttcttcttcctgATCTCATTCTTATGTTTTGACATCTTTTGTGGTGTTCAGATGACTTGATTCTTACGCATACCGTGAGTTGTTTCTTTTAAAGTAAATGACTTTTCCCTTTTTTTGCTATGTTTGTTTATTATTCATTAGGGTTCCTGAAGAGATTGTTATGGaggatttgaaaataaatattgttgTCAAAGATGAATGGGTAGTTATTGGTCTTGATCCTACGGAAATCGCTAAGGGTTTTGCTTTCTCAACTTTACTTTGACAAATTCAATTGACATAAGCACCTCAAGCAAGAACAAAAAACTCAAACTTATATTAGGATGCATCGTCATGATTTTGGTTATGACCCCACTAACGACAAAGTAATGTGGTGGTTAAAATATCAGTCACGTGATTATACTCGTGATCATTCTTTTTATGTGTTGGAATGAACCTAAGATGGACCGAAGTAATTGTTCGGTCGATCGAGATTTTAGAATCGAAGACCCAACAAAGGGTGGATTATGAGACGCTAGACACCGTTTCAGTTTGTTCCGGTAAGGGGGTAAAACCATGCTTCTACCGAAGTGAGTTCCTCATTTGAATAGGGGTGCTTTCCTTATAAGAGGATAAAAGATTGTGTAGTATGTACAACATATGTGTTATTCCTCTTCATAAATGTTTATTCTCTCGTATAGGCTTTTTGCTTCTTTTCAACGATTTTAAGGTGGTGGTTTTTAACCACATGGGGATTGCTCCTTTGTAAATGCATATGGTAAGTTAGGTCTATGTCAAGGTATTCAAATATTTGTATGGATATAAGAAGGGTGTGCCAACATTTATGCTATTTTTCTACCTTTTTCAATATTCAGCATAACTCAGCCAACCCGAGACGGGGCCAAAGTTTACTCTTCCCTCAAGTAGGGTGGGAAGATGCTCAAGGTGTATATCGACATTATGAATAACTTAAAGGGCCAATATTACCTAGTAATTCTCCCTCAATAAGGTTTCTCCTACATGTATTTGTGATGCTTAACTTGGTATACCTCTAAAATACTCTTATAAATTCCCTAAATTCTAACGTCACAGTTCCTTATGGGCTAGACCGGGAACTTAATCTTACCTTCCTGATGATCTATCTAAGAGGAAACctacttaaaaaataaattagtggTCTTTTGGAAAGGTTTAGACTTTATTGATGGGTTGAAGTAGCAGAAGAGACGATACATAGAGAGTTGCCTTCTAATGGAAGCCGCCTCCAAAGAGGAGAGGCATATTATCATTGGTATAGGGGTGAAAGGATTCTCTTTTTCCTCTTACGTTATTCTATATTGGATATTCTCGTTATTTTTATAGACCCCTTCTATTTTTAGATAAGATAAGATGTTACAAAATGAAGCTTAAGATGAATATGGTATTTAGAGCTACTCACTTGTATTCCAAAGTCGCTACCTTACTGGTTTTAGAAAGAGCCCACTCCCCGGGAAACCATGTTGCTTCAGCCTCTCTAGATCCTCATTTCATAGAGCAGTTCGTGATGTGGAATTCTTCTAGTTGGCCTTCAAGGAGGATGTCTTAATCCTGTCACCAAGGGTAACTGGTGAAAACCCATTTATGGGAGATGTTGATAGAGACTTTTTGGCTGGTGAGTCGGTCTTCAAAAGACATTGGTGTCTGGGACCGGATTCATAAAGGTCGGGCCTTAAGGGAAGCTTGTGGTTGAACCACACAAATTCGTCAGTAATGCTCATGGTACATCCTGGTCCTCAAAAGGATAGGTAACTCCATCAAAGTTTTGAAGAAGACTACGCGTATTTCTCGAACATGGACTAAGTCGTTcgtcatgaagaaattcaagaaatgtcATATCAGATACGCATGGCTTCTGCTATTTTGGCTTTTACAGATGCAAGTAAATATGAAATTTTTGCATCGGAATGTCTTCAGAAGGATAAATAGATGTTTAAGGAGTGTCTAAGTGTCTTAGGGATCTTGTTGTTGAAAGAGGTAAAATTTTCACTAATATTATCAGATATGATAATCACATAAGGGAATCATTTATGAGATGCAAACATACAAGTATCCTTTCCTATTAGCGAAGGAAACGATGGAGTTGACTCAAGGGATAAGAGAAAGGGATAGCGCGTTGTCATCAGTTCGAAAGGCATTGTTTGACATTTAATTTTCCCTCATTAATGTGAACGGGAATTTAGATTCTTCTCACAAGATGCTAAGGTATTTGAAAATATTCTTAAATGAAACACAAGTAACACATAAGACTCCACACACGAGCATCAACGCCTAACGCTAGAACGTGAACGTTAACACCGTCCACTAAAAACAACCAACAAACAATATTTTTTAGATGAACTACGGAGCTTTAATTTCTTCACCGTACATTGAGGATAGGTAGGTATATGATTCAGGAaatcttggcgagcacactagtTTAAAACCTTTCCCCCTAATTAAATCCATCCTTAACAGCAAGTAAACCCTAAACAACATCCTTACACATAGATCGAGCAAAACGGTTCCCGTTGAGTACAACGGATGTaagggggtgctaataccttccccttgcataatcgactcccgaacctaaatttggttgcaagaccatttgtaacaccccatattttctaaatttaatttaattggaaattaaattattaattggaattattcagtattttgtggaattatttggaaagaaatatgagataggctattgggccaagtgtggtgttagtaaagagggggtattatgttagtaaagcctttactaattaaaatgttatgtttcataaaataaggaaaattgggaaatgaggaaaagagtcagaacgtgaaaaatgagaagtggaagagaagggatgaggaacgtaaagaggaaccaaagaggaagaggaccaaagatcaagaactcttggctaaggtaaggggggactctctggttatcatctattatcgtgctcttagataataatattgattagggatgttgttgagtcaattggatcatatgttaggtttagggaggttatgaattgatgaaaattgcatgaattattgatagattatgtgttgttttgatgtgtgataatgaatagtgatgcaattgatgattaactgcctatatatgacgtttagagacagttttggactcagattgagtcagatcgcaggatctgacgcagacccgatagtctgcgaaatcgccagttcgcgccgcgtccccgtgttggcgccgcgaaggcgtaactttttctcgttccgcgccgcgtgcataggttggcgccgcgaacgtgttcttgtggttcaggtcgcgccgcgaactttggttgcgccgcgtgctgtagcgttagttgttttcttggaaaagttaaatgatgtgtaactttcgaaccgtaggtccgttttagtgccgtttcgagcacgatgaatcttatgagatagcctacgtgtttaaatgatgaaatgaggtgtgaatccaattatttttaaatatgattttatttcttgatgaatgatgtattgtacatatatgtgatgagatatgttaaatacatgctatgttgaaatattaatcatgtgacgatttgtttgattggatgatgtattgttgacatatatgatgaaatgtgacaatataagatgttgttttgaaaacattatgatgtgatgatttgtagagaattgtatgatgttgattgattgtattggaatgatgtgggtacatgtgtgttcttcttattgatgatgatgattgatgtggacacatgtatgttctgtaatgatgatgatgatgatgatgattgattgtattgaatgatgctaatgtatataaacatactttgatgatgatgatgttaatgatgatgatgaaatgagtatttgatgatgttactcattagacttgacgatggtataagtatgttgtatatgttgcattcattcatgtgcattgatgatactgtatccataagggtgtgttggatcagtgaagggcatgattcccattgtgaggaatctgtgctggcagggccgtatctggatgatgttggatcggtcatgggttagtcCCATTTgacgatgttggtaccacatgcatagtgtcagttcatacatatgcatacttttataacatgattggaagtattccagtgttataaatattgatgatgtgttgcttGTGTGTTTTGTCGAATtagtgttgagtatgattgtctgtgtgaaagatgtgttctgatgatgtttgtgtaaacgatggatgttcctgataatctgaatatgatgtaattgggtgaatgataaactatgatgtgttgttatttaagatgcaataacatttgttaactgtgatgagactcacccttactgttgatattttcagattgaggatagctgctttcgacttggtgaggattagctcataagtcggtttagttgttgtgtcggtgtcatgctctgatagatgtaacacggggaaagcgatgttttgagtttcgattataactctattgttattttatttgaagtctgatacattaacgatgtaatgttgacttgatgatttgattccgctgtgtaaacatgatttttatctaatgagttataatttcagatgtttcagtgaatgcatgacatatgccgaacgtgtgttttcttttattttttgaattgtgacaccctttgcatgtttactctgatttaattttgataattgccgtggggtattagaggggtgttacaatagtggtatcagagcaggtcggtccgtccggccaattgttgagtcagttgagttgcacgacagctGAATACTGTCggtgttttatcccttggtacgcgacatgtgagtgaaatcactgtcggtacttggttgtttgttgaaggagttggtttgaaaccagtgggggagaagcttcgcttctcggttatgtttcagttgtaagaagattgattcagtaggctgttgttggcaacagagcgagcgttgtcggagtttgttgtttcccgagttgaaggtgacttggaattaagacttcactgggaattgagttggaacatcttgaagggagatgattagaggtaattgacagttattgtaagagacgGAAGAAttagaaagttgcgatgtgtcagctctgctggtgtgctgcgaagctgtcagttgagtagccttacgactcagaagaggttcagctgcaagtttgcgaagaggattgatgtagtaatgttccaggaattgcgcttcggcgatgg contains these protein-coding regions:
- the LOC131639371 gene encoding uncharacterized protein LOC131639371, translated to MEGSSLKRSPTTGSRCQEELVEMQPISKRTRRCVLLRMLEEIRAVKKESMDAIEEIEEELHGGTARHDLEREQIAVGCKKGKGKQPAPVIAAGHGRKTYHAAVYRASFQPSASKIRKSYSGSGKQNGEAATFAMTNDGAAMRCEVKKEAPYSGSCGNGERRTREIKDHGTTNASR